Proteins co-encoded in one Daphnia carinata strain CSIRO-1 chromosome 3, CSIRO_AGI_Dcar_HiC_V3, whole genome shotgun sequence genomic window:
- the LOC130685630 gene encoding uncharacterized protein LOC130685630 isoform X8, whose amino-acid sequence MVSRRRILSRSRDDLHLDNFPEEEDDVWHIKEKLYKDHIQEVLDKWHQIDDEIWAKLIVMERNRRVAKAYARAIPIQINGSDDGFDGFRIGLNGFDNPMRDNRTEEAKRQIGEGAKVRMDEKGNIHIKRVSKSNIYIKNTSDENGIGNDILKLPQGALEFGKGYLLFDMKKFQQNVSRELKRAYPDRRKLEMQCITAIAFAKNDMELLNCPCWVMIVNIVAMDMLKSKMPPVSKRNDIRNRPRIPIPDEDPYSVAGSGSSGSSSHNGNSNNGSGSAPANSNGVVGTKRGDKPPKLPPRDNGIYGSNIPKPDYDEIDENGYKAFATTRPSKEKLLSTDKKYDDPYYCGLRARVSNFVKNKNTKEPVKESGTEIKMKMTPHVGTYQAALSHGHPMQAHQMWHSRSFDSGMASLQSSVTPDIHRLWKAYPFERNPTSWVPSHPSQLHGYSPETELTDSAYSRIYGRLPIPRSYVPIAAPSRASYYGEWN is encoded by the exons GATCACATCCAAGAGGTGCTGGACAAATGGCATCAAATCGACGACGAAATCTGGGCCAAGCTCATCGTCATGGAGCGCAATCGTCGTGTGGCCAAAGCGTACGCCAGGGCCATTCCCATTCAGATTAACGGAAGCGACGATGGATTCGACGGTTTTCG GATCGGATTGAACGGTTTCGACAACCCGATGCGCGACAACCGGACCGAGGAGGCCAAGCGTCAAATCGGCGAGGGCGCCAAGGTGCGCATGGACGAGAAAGGCAACATCCACATCAAGCGCGTCTCCAAGAGCAACATCTACATCAAGAACACTTCAGATGAGAACGGCATCGGCAACGACATCCTTAAGCTGCCGCAAGGAGCTTTGGAATTCGGCAAGGGTTACCTG CTGTTTGATATGAAAAAGTTCCAGCAGAACGTGTCCCGCGAGCTGAAACGCGCCTACCCGGACCGCCGCAAGTTGGAGATGCAATGCATCACGGCCATTGCCTTCGCCAAGAACGATATGGAGCTGCTCAACTGTCCTTGCTGGGTCATGATCGTCAACATTGTGGCCATGGATATGCTCAAATCAAAGATGCCACCTGTTAGTAAGCGCAACGACATCCGCAACCGACCGCGCATCCCGATCCCCGACGAGGACCCGTACAGTGTGGCTGGCAGCGGCTCGAGCGGCAGCTCGTCGCACAACGGCAACAGCAACAACGGAAGCGGTTCCGCTCCGGCCAATTCTAACGGCGTCGTTGGTACTAAACGTGGCGACAAACCACCAAAGCTGCCACCACGCGATAATGGCATCTATGGCTCCAACATTCCAAAA ccgGATTACGACGAGATTGACGAGAACGGATACAAAGCCTTTGCCACAACCCGTCCCAGCAAGGAAAAGCTATTGTCGACCGACAAAAAATACG ACGATCCCTATTACTGCGGTCTACGTGCTCGCGTCTCCAACTTTGTCAAGAACAAGAACACGAAGGAGCCGGTCAAAGAGAGTGGAACTGAAATCAAGATGAAGATGACTCCTCACGTAGGCACATACCAGGCCGCCTTGTCCCACGGACATCCCATGCAGGCCCATCAAATGTGGCATTCGCGAAGCTTCGACAGTGGAATGG CCTCGCTGCAGAGCAGCGTCACACCCGATATCCACCGGTTATGGAAAGCTTATCCTTTCGAACGCAATCCTACGTCGTGGGTACCTTCCCATCCATCCCAATTACACGGATACAGCCCAG AAACAGAGCTCACAGACTCGGCTTACTCCCGCATCTACGGCCGCTTGCCGATACCGCGCAGTTATGTCCCAATTGCAGCGCCGTCGCGAGCGTCTTACTACGGGGAGTGGAATTGA